From the genome of Methylocystis heyeri:
GTCGCCCAATCTGCGCCCTGCCCCTTGATGTCGGCCGGCGATCATTCCGCCGCCGGCCATAACAAGAGCGGCCACAGCGGCAAGGTCGACTGTCCGTTCTGCTGTCTCGCCGCTCATGCCGGCGCAGCCGTGCTTCCGGACCGGATCGGATCGGCGGTTCGGCCTCCGAAGATCGCTTCATCCCCGGTCGTTTATTTCGCTCTATTCATTCGCGATCCCCAAACCGCCATTTCCAATGCGGTTAATGCGGCGCGCGCGCCGCCTGCAATCTTGTCCTTGTCATAGTCCGACCGCTTCGCCCGGCCCGTTTTTGGGAAAAGGGCGACGTTGACGCAGCGTCGTCGGGCGACGCAGTATGAAAAAACAACCATAAAAACCTATCTCCGCTGCGGCGGACGGTCTCCCAAGGATGAGTTGCTGTCATGGAATACACCTCCCTTTCCCCCGTGGCGATGTTCGCCAACGCAGGACCTGTCGGCAAAGTCGTAATGCTGACGCTGGTCGTCGCCTCGGTCTACACCTGGGTGCTGATCGCGCTCGGCTCCTATTCGGTCGTCAAGATCGGCAAGGCGGCGCGCTCGGCCCGCAACGGCGGCGACGTCGGCGTGCTCGAGCCGGTCGCGGCCGCGGGCAGCGCCGCGGCGTCCTATGATCTGCCGGGAGAATCCATCGGCGAGAAACGCGAGCGCATCGCCGAGCTGATGTCGCGCACGGCGCGCGAATTCCTCACGCAGGAAGAAGGCGGCCTGCCGAACCTCGCGGTGATTTCTTCGGTGGCGCCCTTCATCGGATTGTTCGGCACCGTCTGGGGCATCATGACCAGCTTCGCCGGCATCGCCCAGTCGCAGGACACCAGCCTTGCGGTGGTCGCCCCCGGCATCGCCGAGGCGCTGGCCGCCACGGCCTATGGGCTCGCAGCCGCAATTCCGGCATCGGTGGGCTACAACCGCATCGGCGCGGCCTTCGCGCGGCTCGGCCAGCAGGTCTCGCATTATATCGAGGACGCCGCGCTCGCCCATGTGACGGGCCGTCCGGTCGCTTCGCACAAAAGGGAGGCCGCATAATGGCTCTCCCCTCCCGCATGAAAGGCAACGGCAACGATCTTTATCAGCCGCTCGCCGACATCAATGTGACGCCGCTGGTCGACGTCATGCTGGTGCTGCTGATCATCTTCATGGTGACGGCTCCGCTGCTCGCCAAAGGAGTCAAGGTCAACCTTCCCCAGGCCAAGGCGGCCCAGCCTCTCAACCAGAAGGACCCGATCGTCGTCACCGTCGGCAAAGAGGGCAAGGTGTCGCTCGGCGCCGACTCCGTGACGCCCGAAACGCTGATCGACGGCGTTCGCGCCGCGATGGGCGGCGATCTCACCCGCGTCGTGCATGTGAGAGGCGACACCGAAGCGGTCTACGGCGAGGTCGTCGCCGTGATGGACAAGCTGGCGACCAATGGCATCACCCATATCGCCATCATGACCAACTCGCGCAGCAGGCCCGCCACGGCTCCGGCGGCTCTTGCCCCCGCCCCGGCCGGCTCGGCCGCCCCGACTCCTGCCGCTCCCGCTGCAGGGAGGGCGGCCCAATGACGGACCTCGCAGCAATCCCCGACTACGCCGCGTCCGAGGCGCCGGCGAAACCCGATCTGCCATCGGTCAAGCCCCGATGGCTGGGGCCCGCCGCCACGGCCGCCGTCATCGCGGCCCATGTCGGCGTCGCCGTTTTTCTGATGGCCGCCGCCGTCGAAAGATATGTGCCGCTCGACTCGGTCAGCATGGATCTGATCCCGGAAGGGGACATGTTCGAGTCCCAGCAGCAGGAGGCCCAGGACGACACGCCTCCCCCCGAGGAGATGGAGCAGCCCGATCTCGCCCTTCCCCCGCCGATGGTCATGACCCCCGACGCGCCGCCCCTGCCGGCGAAGAAGGAAGTGGTGGAGCCCAAGAAGCGCGTGGTCGAGCGTAAGCCGACCGCCGCGCCCGCGCACGAAAAACGCGAAGCCCAGGAGCGCCACCATATCGGCATGGCGGGCGGTCGCGCCCAGAGCGCCAGCGTTTCGCGCGCGGCCTATGGGGCGATGCTGGCGGCTGCGATTCGCCGCCGTGTGCCCTCCTCGACCTCGCTCGGCGAGGGCTCCGCTTCCTGCTCTTTCCATGTGACTGCCGGCGGCGGCATGTCGAGCGTTTCCTGCTCGGGAAGCTCGTCGGCGCACGCCGCCGTGCTTCGGGGAGCCATCGCCTCGACCCATGCGCCGCCGCCTCCCGGCGGGGGCTTCTTCGCGTCGCAGGGCGTGCATTTCCACTGAGCGCATTCTCCGCGGCTTCGCGTCTGAACGCGCGAGGCCGCGGTCGTTCGGCAGCCACGCTCGGCGCGCCGCAGGGAGCGGAGTTTCGAAAAGATCGGGAGACTTTCCCGATGCGAATTCCCTGCTGAGAACCCGAAGCATGATACGAAATCCGCTCGAATGGGCGGCATTTCGTATTCGTTCGCCGCAAAAATCGATGCCGATCGGTGATTTTTGCGGCGGCGCTTCCACGGATCGGGAAGCGATCTCGCGGAAGCCGTATTAAACGTTGCGCGAGTTCCCGACGAGCGGACGATGCCGCCCGATCGGAACACGCCGGCCCTTACTCAACATGAATCGGGAGCGACAATGAGGCGCGCCGCGGCTCTAGCCATATTCGCCGTCGTCAACTCCGCCGCGATTGCGGAGCAGGCCAATAGCCCCGCGCCGACGCCGGCGGCGCCCGCCGTCCAGGCGAAGCCCCTGCCGAAAGCGGAAACCCCGTCCGGCGGCGTCCAGGCGAAACCCCAACCCGCCTCAGCGCCGAACGCCGCAGCCCCCGCCGTTCTATCGCAGAGCAAGTTTCTGGGGATGCTCTACGCCGAGATCGCGAAACGCACCCCGGCCGAGAACACAGTGGGCAAAGGGGACGTCGCCGCCAGTTTCCATGTCAACGGGCAGGGAAAAGTGGACAAGGTGGTGATCGAAAAAACTTCGAGCCCCGCCCACGCGGAGCTCGTGAAGAAAATTCTCGCCGCAGTCCAGGCCCCCCAGCCCCCCGGAGGCGGAGCGGACATCTCTCAAAACTTCAAATTCCATTAACCTCTTTGGCGCATGCCTTGAAAATCCACGAGCGCCATCGACAAGCTCCAAGATCGCCGGCGCCCTATAGGCCTCGAACGCCGGCGGTCCTATCTCTCACGCGTTCGCGAAGGCCGTAATCGCCAGCGTAACGGCGGCGGCGGCGGCCAGAATCGACAAGATGGCGGTAATCGAGTTCATTTGGATATCCTCTCTTCGCCGAGGCGGTTCGCGCTTTTCGAGCCGGACCGTTCCTCCGTCTCCATGCCCTCTCCGGCGAGACGGACTGGCCGCGCCGATTGGGCGGGGAGGCTTCTGCGTCCTCTCCCTGCGACAAAGTAGCGCATGGTTGGCCATAGGCCGCAACAAGGAACCATATTGCGCCGCACGCCACGCCGGCGCCATAATCCCAGACTCTCCCAAAAGAACCAACCATAACAGAACGCGCCGCCCTGCCGCGGCGCGGCGACGAATGTCTAGCCTTGCGGCCAAGCTCAAGTCGATTCAAGGAGTTTTGGAGCCCTATCGGGAGCGGGCCGAGAGTGGACAAGGGCCCTTCGTCGAGACCTGGCCGACGAAACCATACATGCCTAAATATTGGGCGGAACATTGAGAGCGCCTATTAGACAGGCGCATCGGCCGCCGCACCATAATCGGAACGCCGCGCGTCCGATACGAAAAAAAGCCGCCCCTAGAGCGGGTCCGGCGACGGGCCCGGAGAGCGCAAAGGCCCAAGCACTTCACTCCGGCCCGCGCGTTCAGCGTTCCAGCCTGCGCCGATTGGCGAAATACGGGCGTCAATTGGCGGCTTCGCCACTGTGCCTTATTTTTCGACCGGGGCATAATGGTCCAGTTGAGGGATGACGTCCTTCAACCAAATAAAGAAGCAATGGCACGTCGCTTGCGGGGAGGACTTCAGCGGCGTAGCCTTCGAGGAGAGGCAGCATGAACGCAAATTGGAAAAAATATGCGCCCTGGGTTGTCATCGGCGCGCTGGCTCTGGCGGCCTTCGTCATGTTCCAGCAGCACAGCCCGCGCACTCCCATCCGGGACATATCCTTCAGCGAATTGCTGGTGCAGATCGACGAGGGCCGCGTCCACGACGTGACCATCTCGGGTTATGAAGTCACCGGTCATTTCAACGACAATCGCAGCTTCTCGACCTATATACCGCCGGACGCGGACATCATCTCCAGGCTCGAAGCGAAAAAGGTCCAGATCAGCGCCAAGCCGTCGGCGGAGCAGAACAGTTTCTGGATGTCGCTGATGCTGAACGCGCTTCCCCTCGTTCTCTTCATCGGCGTCTGGATCTACATGTCCCGCCAGATGCAGGGCGGGATGGGCGGCCGGGCGATGGGCTTCGGCAAATCCAAGGCGAAGCTGCTCACCGAGTCGCAGGGACGCGTGACCTTCGAGGACGTCGCCGGCGTCGACGAGGCCAAGGAAGACCTCGAGGAAATCGTGGAATTCCTGCGCGACCCGCAGAAATTCCAGCGCCTCGGCGGCCGCATTCCGCGCGGCGTGCTGCTGGTCGGACCGCCCGGCACCGGCAAGACCCTGCTGGCGCGCGCCATCGCCGGCGAAGCCAACGTGCCCTTCTTCACCATCTCGGGCTCCGATTTCGTCGAGATGTTCGTCGGCGTCGGGGCCTCGCGCGTGCGCGACATGTTCGAGCAGGCCAAGAAGAACGCGCCCTGCATCATCTTCGTCGACGAGATCGACGCGGTGGGCCGTCACCGCGGCGCCGGGCTCGGCGGCGGCAATGACGAGCGCGAGCAGACCCTCAACCAGCTCCTGGTCGAGATGGACGGCTTCGAGGCCAATGAAGGCATCATCCTGATCGCGGCCACCAACCGTCCCGACGTGCTCGACCCGGCCCTGATGCGTCCCGGCCGCTTCGACCGCCAGATCCAGGTTCCCAACCCCGATTTCATCGGGCGCGAGAAGATCCTCAAGGTCCATGCCCGCAAGGTGCCGCTGGCTCCCGACGTCGATCTGAAGGTGGTGGCGCGGGGAACCCCGGGCTTTTCCGGCGCCGATCTGATGAACCTCGTCAACGAGGCGGCTCTGCTGGCGGCGCGGCGCAGCAAGCGGATCGTCACCAGGCTGGAGTTCGAGGACGCCCGCGACAAGATCCTGATGGGAGCGGAGCGCCGCACCCTGATGATGACCGACGAGGAAAAGCGCCTCACCGCCTATCACGAGGGCGGCCACGCCCTGGTGCAGCTGACCATGCCGGGGTCGATCCCAATCCACAAGGCGACCATCATCCCGCGCGGCCGCGCGCTGGGCATGGTGCAGGGCTTGCCCGAGCGCGATCAGGTCTCGCAGACCTATGAGCAGCTGGTGGCGATGCTGGCTCTGGCGATGGGCGGCCGGGTGGCGGAGGAGCTGGTGTTCGGCCACGACAAGGTGACCTCGGGCGCCGCCAGCGACATCCAGCAGTGCACGCGGATCGCGCGGGCGATGGTGACGCAGCTGGGCTTCTCCGACAAGCTGGGGACGGTGGCCTACGCCGATCCGCAGCAGGAGCAGTTCCTCGGCTATTCGCTGGGGCGCCAGCAGACCATCTCCGAGGCCACCCAGCAAACCATCGACGCCGAGGTCAGAAGGCTGGTCCAGGAGGGCTATGAGGCCGCCAAAAAAATCCTCACCGAAAGGCGGCATCAGCTCGACACTCTGGCCAATGGCCTGCTGGAATTCGAAACCCTCTCCGGCGACGAGTTGAAGGGGTTGCTCGAAGGCAAGCAGCCGGTCCGCGAAGACCAGCCGCCGGCCGCTCCCCAGCCTCCGCGCGGATCGACGGTTCCCGCCGCCGGAAAGAACGAACCCGGCGTCGACGGCGCCGCGGCGCAACCGGCCTGAGGCCGCGCGGTTTTCCCCCTCCCCAAACGACTGGCCCGGCCTTGCGCCGGGCCTTGTTTGTTCTACCCGGCTCTATTTCTTGCCGATCGGCTTGTCTCACTGTGACTGTTCCTGGCGGAATGCCTTGGCGTTGTCATTGCGAGGAGCGCAGCGACGCGGCAATCCAGGGAAACTGGCGCGGCGCTGTATCGCTTCCCGCTCCGCTTTCGCTCGCGATGGCGACTGGGGCCGATCAAATGCTGTGGCCCTGATACGAAACCCGTTTGATTGGAGCGGCATTTCTTATTCGTTCGCCGCAAAACTCGTCCTGCGGATCGCGAAGCGATCTCGCGGAAGCCATATCAGAGCAACTTGCCTGGATTGAGAACGCCTTTGGGATCGAGGCTCGCCTTGATCGCCCGCATGGCTTCCAGCGCCACGGGGGCTTTGACGCGCCGCAACAGGTCTCGCTTCAAAACGCCGACGCCGTGCTCTGCCGAAACCGATCCTCCGAGTTTCGCAACGATCCCGTGGACGATTTCATTGACCTCGTCCCAGCGCGCCAGAAAGTCGCTCTTCTCCATTCCGAGCGGCTGCGAAACATTGAAATGAATATTGCCGTCGCCCATGTGGCCGAAAGGCACGGGCCGCGCGCCGGGAATGAAAGCCGTCACGGCGCGACTGGCCTCGTCGATGAAGGCCGGGGTATCTCCGATCGGCACGGAGACATCGTGCTTGATCGAGCCGCCTTCAAATTTTTGCGCCTCGGACATGGATTCGCGCAGCCGCCAGAAATCTTCCGCTTGCGCCAGGCTGGAGGCGATGGCGGCGGCGCCCGAAAGACCGGCGGCCTCCGTGTCGGCGAGCGCCGCAATCACGCGATCCTCGATCCCGTCGTCCTGCATCGAAGCGAAATCCGCCAGCGCATACCAGGGATATTGCTCGGGCAAAGGATCGCGGGAGCCGGGGATGTGGCGCAGCACAAAGTCGAGCCCGATGCGCGGCATGAGTTCGAAAGCCTGCAGCTCCGGCCCGAGACGGGACTTGAACTCACCGAACAAAGCCAGCGCCCGCGCCGGCTCCGACAGGCCTAGAAAAACGCAAATACGCGCGCGCGGGCGCGGAAACAGCTTCATCGTCGCCGCGGTGATGACGCCGAGGGTGCCCTCGGACCCGATCAACAGCGAAGTGAGATCATAGCCTGTATTGTCTTTGCGGAGCTTCGACAAAGTGGACAATATGCGGCCATCGGCCAGAACCGCTTCGACGCCCAAGGCCAGCGCCCGCGCCGATCCATAGGAAACGACATGCACGCCGCCGGCGTTGGTCGCGAGATTGCCGCCGATCGTGCAGGAGCCTTCCGAGGCCAGCGAAAGCGGAAAATATCTGTCGACCGATTCGGCCGCTTCCTGCGCCCTGGCCAAGGTGACGCCGGCCTCCAGCGTCATGGCGTCGCAAAGCGGATCTACGTCGCGAATGCGATCGAGCCTCAGCAGGGAGAGTATGATCTGCAGGCCGGAGGCGTCGGGCGTTTGCCCGCCCACCAGACCCGTGTTGCCGCCCTGGGGAACCACGCCGGTTCCGCTCTCGTTGCAAAGAGCGAGAACCTGCGAGACTTGAGCGACATTTGCAGGCTTGACGACCGCAAGAGCGCGTCCCTGAAACAGACCGCGCGGCTCTTGCGCGTAAGCTGCGATTTCATCCGGTCCGGCGAGGACGTTTTTTTCGCCTACCGCCGACGCGAGGCGCGCAAGCAAGTCCATCGCGCTGTCCAATTGGAAACTTCCGGCGAAACCACTCTTGTCCTGCGCTCTCCCGTCGCTTTAGCGATAACGGCGGCGGCCCGATCTCTGATCGCGCCGGGCATAAACGTAAACGGCCTTGGCGGCCGGGGCGCAGGCCAGGACGATACTGCATAATGCTGCAGCGAATAGCGCACTCATCATGACCACATCTCCTTCCATATTCCGGGGAGACCGACAATCTCCCATCCACACGGATATCTGACGCAAATGCTATGCCTGTTTTTTTGAAGCGGCAAGAAAAATTGCGCAGGTTCCGTCGCCATTAGACTCAAGGCATTACGCCAATTGTCGGCACAGCAAACTTACTCGCAAATTAATCAAATCTTGGACGAAGCCGCCTGAAGCCGGCGCAGAGCCGCATTTGTAAACTTATTGCGACAGGCTAACGCGACAACAGCGCGCGTTTGCGCGGCGCGCGCAATTCGCGCGAAAACGCCGCGACCAGCTCGACATGGGACGAAAAACGGAACTGATCGACCGGAATGACCTCGCTGAGCGCATAACCGCCGGAAACGAGGGTTTTCGCGTCACGCGCGAAGCTTTGGGGATTGCATGAAACCGCGACGATCCGGGCGACCCCGGATTTGGCGAGTTGCTGCGCCTGCGCCTGCGCCCCCGCCCGGGGCGGATCGAAAACGACGGCGTCGAAAGAAGCGAGTTCGCCGGCCTGAAGCGGTTTGCGGAATAAATCGCGCGCATATGCGTCAGCAAGTCGCAGGCCCTGAACCGCGCGCGCAGCCTCAAGCAGCGCTGCGACGGCTCCCGCGTCGTTGTCATAGGCGAATACGCGACGCTGCGCGGCCAATCGCAGCGCAAAGGCGCCGACGCCGCAGAAAAGATCGGCGACGCATTTCGAGTCCTGCGCCGCAGCGGCGACGAGTCTCGCCAGTTCCTCTTCGCCGGCCTCGGTCGCCTGCAGGAAACTTCCCGAAGGCGGCGAGACCTGCGCCTTGCCGACGGCGATATAGGGCTTGCGGCGCAGCGCCACGATGCGGCCGTGATTGGCGAGCCGCGCGAGATCGTGTCTTTCCGCGACGCCGGCGAGCGAGGTCGTCTCGCTTTCGGAAAGCTCACCGCAGCCGCGAATGTCTATGTCCAGTCCCTCCAGCGTCAGCGTCGCAGCGATATCGAGCGGCTTGTTCTTCGCCGCGAGGCTTTTTGCGATCGATTTCGCCGCTGCGAGCGCAGGCTCGAGCCCCGCCTCGAGCAAGGGGCAGGACTCGATTTCCACGATTTCATGGGAGCGCGCCTGCATGAATCCGACGCGCGCCCCGCGCGCGTGAAACGTCGCCCGCCGCCTTCCCGAACCATGGGCGTCGACGAGCGGCGCGACCTGCGCCGCAACGCCCGCATTGCGCAGGGCCGTCTCGACCAATCCGCGCTTCCATTGCGCATAGGCGGCGTTCGAGAGCGCCTGCACGGCGCAGCCGCCGCAAACGCCATAATAAGGACAGGAGGCTTCGATGCGGTGGGGGGAAGGCTCCAGGATTTCGAGCAGACGTCCCTGTTCGCCCTCCACCTCGGCGCGGATTTTTTCCCCCGCGAGCGCAAATGGAACGAAGACCAGCCGCTCGCCGAGCCGCGCCACGCCCTCGCCGCGATGACCCAGCCGCTCGATGAACAATTCCACTGTTTCTTTTGTCATGACCGCCGTGCGCAAAGCAGGAATTCGCGATTGCCGTCGCCGCCCTCGATCGGCGACGGGGAGACGCCGACGACGCGCCAGCCGAGCCGCTCGACTTCCGCCGCAATGCGGTCGCAAACGCGCCTGTGAACGCCGGCGTCTCGCACGACGCCTTTCTTGACCGCGCCCGGCCCGGCTTCGAACTGCGGCTTCACCAGCGTCACGAGGATGGCGTCCGCCGCAGCAAGAGAGAGCATGTTCGGCAGCAGCAGGACGAGAGAGATGAAACTGGCGTCGCATACGACGAGGCTCGGCGGCTCGGCGAGCTGTTCCGCCCTCAATGCACGGGCGTCGAGACCCTCGAAAGAGGTCACCCGCGGATCGCCCGCGATGCGCGGATGCAGCTGGCCATGGCCAACGTCCACGGCGACGACCCGGCGCGCGCCGCGAGACAGAAGCAC
Proteins encoded in this window:
- a CDS encoding DUF2946 family protein; the encoded protein is MSQGSEKRVGLRAIFAVTAVCALILSLFVSGAMQGAHAETPADAVVAQSAPCPLMSAGDHSAAGHNKSGHSGKVDCPFCCLAAHAGAAVLPDRIGSAVRPPKIASSPVVYFALFIRDPQTAISNAVNAARAPPAILSLS
- a CDS encoding MotA/TolQ/ExbB proton channel family protein; this encodes MEYTSLSPVAMFANAGPVGKVVMLTLVVASVYTWVLIALGSYSVVKIGKAARSARNGGDVGVLEPVAAAGSAAASYDLPGESIGEKRERIAELMSRTAREFLTQEEGGLPNLAVISSVAPFIGLFGTVWGIMTSFAGIAQSQDTSLAVVAPGIAEALAATAYGLAAAIPASVGYNRIGAAFARLGQQVSHYIEDAALAHVTGRPVASHKREAA
- a CDS encoding ExbD/TolR family protein, with protein sequence MALPSRMKGNGNDLYQPLADINVTPLVDVMLVLLIIFMVTAPLLAKGVKVNLPQAKAAQPLNQKDPIVVTVGKEGKVSLGADSVTPETLIDGVRAAMGGDLTRVVHVRGDTEAVYGEVVAVMDKLATNGITHIAIMTNSRSRPATAPAALAPAPAGSAAPTPAAPAAGRAAQ
- a CDS encoding energy transducer TonB, whose protein sequence is MRRAAALAIFAVVNSAAIAEQANSPAPTPAAPAVQAKPLPKAETPSGGVQAKPQPASAPNAAAPAVLSQSKFLGMLYAEIAKRTPAENTVGKGDVAASFHVNGQGKVDKVVIEKTSSPAHAELVKKILAAVQAPQPPGGGADISQNFKFH
- the ftsH gene encoding ATP-dependent zinc metalloprotease FtsH, coding for MNANWKKYAPWVVIGALALAAFVMFQQHSPRTPIRDISFSELLVQIDEGRVHDVTISGYEVTGHFNDNRSFSTYIPPDADIISRLEAKKVQISAKPSAEQNSFWMSLMLNALPLVLFIGVWIYMSRQMQGGMGGRAMGFGKSKAKLLTESQGRVTFEDVAGVDEAKEDLEEIVEFLRDPQKFQRLGGRIPRGVLLVGPPGTGKTLLARAIAGEANVPFFTISGSDFVEMFVGVGASRVRDMFEQAKKNAPCIIFVDEIDAVGRHRGAGLGGGNDEREQTLNQLLVEMDGFEANEGIILIAATNRPDVLDPALMRPGRFDRQIQVPNPDFIGREKILKVHARKVPLAPDVDLKVVARGTPGFSGADLMNLVNEAALLAARRSKRIVTRLEFEDARDKILMGAERRTLMMTDEEKRLTAYHEGGHALVQLTMPGSIPIHKATIIPRGRALGMVQGLPERDQVSQTYEQLVAMLALAMGGRVAEELVFGHDKVTSGAASDIQQCTRIARAMVTQLGFSDKLGTVAYADPQQEQFLGYSLGRQQTISEATQQTIDAEVRRLVQEGYEAAKKILTERRHQLDTLANGLLEFETLSGDELKGLLEGKQPVREDQPPAAPQPPRGSTVPAAGKNEPGVDGAAAQPA
- a CDS encoding FAD-binding oxidoreductase, yielding MDLLARLASAVGEKNVLAGPDEIAAYAQEPRGLFQGRALAVVKPANVAQVSQVLALCNESGTGVVPQGGNTGLVGGQTPDASGLQIILSLLRLDRIRDVDPLCDAMTLEAGVTLARAQEAAESVDRYFPLSLASEGSCTIGGNLATNAGGVHVVSYGSARALALGVEAVLADGRILSTLSKLRKDNTGYDLTSLLIGSEGTLGVITAATMKLFPRPRARICVFLGLSEPARALALFGEFKSRLGPELQAFELMPRIGLDFVLRHIPGSRDPLPEQYPWYALADFASMQDDGIEDRVIAALADTEAAGLSGAAAIASSLAQAEDFWRLRESMSEAQKFEGGSIKHDVSVPIGDTPAFIDEASRAVTAFIPGARPVPFGHMGDGNIHFNVSQPLGMEKSDFLARWDEVNEIVHGIVAKLGGSVSAEHGVGVLKRDLLRRVKAPVALEAMRAIKASLDPKGVLNPGKLL
- a CDS encoding class I SAM-dependent RNA methyltransferase: MTKETVELFIERLGHRGEGVARLGERLVFVPFALAGEKIRAEVEGEQGRLLEILEPSPHRIEASCPYYGVCGGCAVQALSNAAYAQWKRGLVETALRNAGVAAQVAPLVDAHGSGRRRATFHARGARVGFMQARSHEIVEIESCPLLEAGLEPALAAAKSIAKSLAAKNKPLDIAATLTLEGLDIDIRGCGELSESETTSLAGVAERHDLARLANHGRIVALRRKPYIAVGKAQVSPPSGSFLQATEAGEEELARLVAAAAQDSKCVADLFCGVGAFALRLAAQRRVFAYDNDAGAVAALLEAARAVQGLRLADAYARDLFRKPLQAGELASFDAVVFDPPRAGAQAQAQQLAKSGVARIVAVSCNPQSFARDAKTLVSGGYALSEVIPVDQFRFSSHVELVAAFSRELRAPRKRALLSR
- a CDS encoding TlyA family RNA methyltransferase, with translation MPRADQLLAERGFFESRAKAREAIEAGLVSANGRVVSKPAEQIEETAEIIASAPYPWVSRGGVKLAHALERFDVDPSGRYCLDIGASTGGFTDVLLSRGARRVVAVDVGHGQLHPRIAGDPRVTSFEGLDARALRAEQLAEPPSLVVCDASFISLVLLLPNMLSLAAADAILVTLVKPQFEAGPGAVKKGVVRDAGVHRRVCDRIAAEVERLGWRVVGVSPSPIEGGDGNREFLLCARRS